In one Methanomicrobia archaeon genomic region, the following are encoded:
- a CDS encoding flap endonuclease-1, with product MGVNIGDLVSPRATNLEAIAGKIVAIDAYNTLYQFLSIIRQPDGTPLQDAQGRVTSHLSGLIYRTSRLLEQHIKPIFVFDGQPSELKTEVIKARSERRREARQKWEVAKVVAPEEALKYAKAATRLSDEIVADAHILLGYLGIPCVQAPTEGEAQAAYMAHKGDAELVSSQDFDCLLFGAPMIIRNLTAPRRDAKLELISLHELVTEHGITLEQLVDIAILIGTDFNPGVKGIGAKRALKLIREHHTIEQILEAGALAEPEGLKGYERVREIFLRPVVNESYELAWGTVNVAKVIEFLCEAHDFSEERVRKALEKLAVQTRPKPPQKTQRSIEQWL from the coding sequence ATGGGAGTCAATATCGGCGACCTTGTATCGCCCCGTGCAACGAATTTAGAAGCAATCGCCGGCAAGATCGTTGCGATCGACGCTTATAATACGCTCTACCAGTTCCTGAGCATCATCCGCCAGCCGGACGGCACGCCGCTCCAGGATGCTCAGGGTCGTGTCACCTCGCACCTCTCCGGCCTGATCTACCGAACGTCCCGATTATTGGAGCAGCACATAAAGCCGATCTTCGTCTTCGACGGTCAACCTTCGGAGCTGAAGACCGAGGTGATCAAGGCGCGGTCGGAGCGGCGCAGAGAAGCGCGTCAGAAATGGGAAGTGGCGAAGGTGGTGGCGCCTGAAGAGGCGCTGAAGTACGCTAAAGCAGCGACCCGACTCAGCGACGAGATTGTCGCGGATGCGCACATCCTTCTGGGGTATCTGGGTATCCCCTGTGTGCAGGCGCCGACGGAAGGGGAGGCGCAGGCAGCTTATATGGCCCATAAAGGCGATGCCGAACTTGTCTCCTCGCAGGACTTCGACTGCCTGCTCTTCGGCGCGCCGATGATTATCCGGAACCTCACCGCGCCGCGGCGCGACGCGAAGCTTGAGCTTATCTCGTTACATGAACTCGTAACCGAGCACGGGATAACGCTGGAGCAGCTGGTGGACATCGCCATCCTCATCGGTACCGATTTCAACCCGGGCGTGAAGGGCATTGGTGCGAAACGCGCACTCAAACTCATCAGAGAGCATCACACTATCGAGCAGATACTGGAAGCCGGTGCGCTCGCAGAGCCTGAAGGATTAAAAGGCTACGAGCGCGTACGTGAGATATTCCTGCGGCCCGTGGTGAACGAGTCATACGAGCTTGCGTGGGGCACGGTAAACGTGGCGAAGGTAATTGAATTCCTCTGTGAGGCGCACGACTTCTCCGAAGAGCGGGTGCGTAAGGCGCTCGAGAAGCTCGCGGTGCAGACCAGGCCGAAACCACCGCAAAAGACGCAGCGGAGCATCGAGCAGTGGCTGTAA
- a CDS encoding 50S ribosomal protein L11 has translation MDVVEVLIEGGKANPGPPLGPALGPFGVNIKQIVAQVNEKTKAYEGMTVPVKITIAGDTVDISVGVPPTAALIKKEIGLEKAKTDSTTEYTGEISLEQLKKVAAMKREGILAASMKAAMKELIGTCVSLRLKVEGKSPKEIQREIDDGVYDGVISE, from the coding sequence ATGGACGTTGTTGAAGTTCTGATAGAGGGGGGAAAAGCGAACCCGGGTCCACCCTTAGGGCCCGCGCTGGGACCCTTCGGGGTCAATATCAAGCAGATCGTTGCCCAGGTTAACGAGAAGACGAAGGCCTATGAGGGCATGACCGTTCCCGTAAAGATTACGATCGCGGGCGATACCGTGGATATCTCGGTGGGTGTGCCGCCGACTGCTGCGCTGATCAAGAAGGAGATCGGGCTCGAGAAGGCGAAGACCGATTCGACCACCGAGTATACCGGTGAGATCTCGCTCGAGCAACTGAAGAAGGTAGCGGCGATGAAGCGCGAAGGGATCCTGGCCGCGTCTATGAAAGCCGCGATGAAGGAGCTGATTGGCACCTGCGTCTCCCTGCGCTTGAAGGTCGAAGGCAAGAGCCCGAAAGAGATCCAGCGCGAGATCGACGATGGCGTGTATGACGGGGTGATAAGCGAATAA
- a CDS encoding 50S ribosomal protein L1: protein MEAEELVSAVEGVLGTKERGFVESIDLCINLKNVDLKQPKNRITVDVVLPKQIKKPKIAVFATGEAAMKSKAAGADVIDAEELKKMDKKTARALAQKYDYFVADTALMALVGKSLGTILGPRGKMPQPLPPAVDPAPILERLAKIARIKSKTTTIWVNVGRRDMAARDIAENAAAVLKAVETRLERGWQNIGSVYLKTTMGPAVKVM from the coding sequence ATGGAAGCAGAAGAGCTGGTGAGCGCGGTGGAGGGAGTGTTAGGCACGAAGGAGCGCGGATTTGTCGAGAGTATTGACCTCTGTATCAATTTGAAGAATGTTGATTTGAAGCAGCCGAAGAACCGGATCACGGTCGACGTGGTCTTACCGAAGCAGATCAAGAAGCCGAAGATCGCGGTCTTCGCTACCGGTGAGGCCGCAATGAAGTCCAAAGCAGCTGGCGCGGACGTCATCGATGCAGAAGAGCTGAAGAAGATGGATAAGAAGACCGCACGGGCGCTGGCTCAGAAATATGATTACTTCGTGGCAGACACAGCGCTCATGGCTCTGGTTGGTAAGAGCCTGGGCACGATCCTGGGCCCGCGGGGTAAGATGCCTCAGCCGCTCCCGCCTGCCGTTGATCCCGCACCGATCCTTGAGCGGCTGGCGAAGATCGCACGGATTAAGTCGAAGACCACCACGATCTGGGTGAATGTGGGCCGTCGCGACATGGCTGCGCGCGACATCGCGGAGAACGCGGCCGCGGTGCTTAAAGCGGTGGAAACCCGGCTGGAGCGCGGCTGGCAGAATATCGGGTCTGTCTACTTGAAGACGACCATGGGGCCGGCGGTAAAGGTAATGTGA